CGCCTCGAAGAGCAGAACCGGCTGCAGTCGGAAGCGCCGTTTCAGGCCCGCCTGCTGAAGCAGGGCATCCCGCCGTATCCAGTCATCATTTCCAGCGTGGAGAAGGCGGTCAGTTCCATCGAAGGGTTATTTGAGCAAGACTATGATTTCATATTAGTGGACACGCCCGGCACGGTGAACGTGGTGGGGCTCCCCGAGCTGCTCCGGTTGGTGGACTACATTTTCCTGCCGATTGAGCCGGACAAGGGGTCAATCGCATCCACCATGTCCTACATGGGCATCCTGGGCCAGTTTGTGCAGGCCCGCGATGAAGACTCCAACCTGCTGGGCTTTTATGCCTTCTGGAACAAGTTCGTGAAGTCCGAGAAAAAAGGGATTTATGACAAGACGGAGGAGCTGTTTCAGGAGAAAGGCCTGCCCTTGCTCAAGAGCCGGGTGGAGCTGCTGATGACTTACAAGGAAAACCGCTCCACCATGT
Above is a genomic segment from Hymenobacter aerilatus containing:
- a CDS encoding ParA family protein; this translates as MNQPHVLAFATQKGGAGKSTIGTHMASALCYYYGYKVAMVDCDYPQNSLHAYRLEEQNRLQSEAPFQARLLKQGIPPYPVIISSVEKAVSSIEGLFEQDYDFILVDTPGTVNVVGLPELLRLVDYIFLPIEPDKGSIASTMSYMGILGQFVQARDEDSNLLGFYAFWNKFVKSEKKGIYDKTEELFQEKGLPLLKSRVELLMTYKENRSTMFPLPERDLNRLGLGQLILEILTLVVGEGAVTPSGKTIAFTAPAVESAPGA